The genome window TTCCATAGGCAAACAAAGCACAAAGTAAGGCTATAGTTTCATTTTTATAAACACTTGCAATTTGCAAAGGATCAGGATGAGAGAAAAGCTCTTTTTGAGTGTTTTTACTTAAGATAGCTTCATCTAAAAGAGCTTTAATTTGCATTAAGATTTTAAACCAAGTAAGGTTTCAAGCATTTGATCAACGGTGGTTACTATTTTAGCTGCAGCGCCATAGCTTGCTTGATATTGTATGAGTGCTGCTAATTCTTCATTGGTATTTACGCCACTTTTGGATTGATATTCTGCATAGGCTGTATTAAATACTGTCATATTGGTTGCATGTGCAAAACCATTGCTTTCAGCATCTGAAGCAATTTGACCTGTAAATTTTCTATAATATCCATCTAAAGACATAGTATCTACTGTACCGTCTTTATTGTAAAAATTTACTTTTTGGGTTTGAAGTTGTAACATAGCATTTGCTACATCATTGTTTCCATCAACACCGTTTGAGCTTGCTTTTAAACTATTTGGATCATTTCTAATGCTTGAATTTACATTAATACTACTTGCATCTTGACCATTAAAAAATGAAGATACATTTAAAGCACCAGGGAAATTTGTGCCATTGTCTTTAAAAGCTATTTTGTAACCTTTTTTTAAGCTATTGATTTGGAAATTTCCACTATCACTTTGTCCATCATAATGATAAAAAGCTTGAAAATAATCATTTAAATCATCACCACCTTGACCATTCTTGTTATCGTCGATATCTGCATTGATTTGTTTAATAACATCTTCTATAGTGGTATTGACATCTATTTTTATAGTTCTAGTAGCTACCGCATCGCCTTTTTCATCATAAACTGTGATGTCAAAGCTTCCTGCTTGGATGTTTTTATCATAACTCATTAAAGAAGTATCAGGTTTTAAGCCTTTTAAATCATCCGAATTAACTCTATCTGTAGCTGCTTGAGCATAGACATTATTAGTTTGAGTTATAAGTGTTTTTGTAAAGGTATTTAACATATCTTTATATTCTTGCAATTTTCCATCGCTATAAGTATCATGATTGCCATCGTAATTTCTACCTCTAAGATCAAGTTGAGCTCCAAGCTGTCCGCCTGAAATTTTACTAGTTAAATCATAGCGGTTTTCATCATTTACTTCATAATAAATTTGATAAAATCCATTAGGGTTATTATTATCTAATTTTAAAGGATGAAAGCTAGAACCATTTACTATACTAAAACCTTGAATACTTAAATCATAATATCTTCCTGAATCAGTCATAGTAGATTCTAAAGTACTATCTTGAGAGCTTGTTCCCTTCCAAGCTACCGCATTAACTAGCTTTGAAAGTCTAAGTTCAAGTTCATCTCTTTTATCTCTTAATTGATTTGCATTATCAGTAGGTAAAACCTCTTCGTTTTCAAGTTGTTTATTAATATTTGCAATTTCTTGACCTATGTTGTTGATTTCATCTACAGTTTGTCTGATTTGCTCGTTGACAGTTTGCTGCATTTTATTAAGATCTTGTAATGTTTTTTGTATATTTTGAGTTAGTGTATTTGCACTTTCAATAAGATCTATTTTACTTGCTCCATCACTTGGGTTAGATGCAAAGTTATTCCATGCATCATAATAGTTTTTATAATCTTGCAAAATACCAGTACCTTGCATATCAGGAAATCTTTGGCTTGCCTCTTGCAAAATTTG of Campylobacter lari contains these proteins:
- the flgK gene encoding flagellar hook-associated protein FlgK — encoded protein: MGIFDSLYTGVSGIRAAELQINTTGNNISNANAVFYTRQRAVQGTGMSIDRGGLHLGTGTQIDTIKRLHDEHSYYELKNATTQQNYTNYLGQILQEASQRFPDMQGTGILQDYKNYYDAWNNFASNPSDGASKIDLIESANTLTQNIQKTLQDLNKMQQTVNEQIRQTVDEINNIGQEIANINKQLENEEVLPTDNANQLRDKRDELELRLSKLVNAVAWKGTSSQDSTLESTMTDSGRYYDLSIQGFSIVNGSSFHPLKLDNNNPNGFYQIYYEVNDENRYDLTSKISGGQLGAQLDLRGRNYDGNHDTYSDGKLQEYKDMLNTFTKTLITQTNNVYAQAATDRVNSDDLKGLKPDTSLMSYDKNIQAGSFDITVYDEKGDAVATRTIKIDVNTTIEDVIKQINADIDDNKNGQGGDDLNDYFQAFYHYDGQSDSGNFQINSLKKGYKIAFKDNGTNFPGALNVSSFFNGQDASSINVNSSIRNDPNSLKASSNGVDGNNDVANAMLQLQTQKVNFYNKDGTVDTMSLDGYYRKFTGQIASDAESNGFAHATNMTVFNTAYAEYQSKSGVNTNEELAALIQYQASYGAAAKIVTTVDQMLETLLGLKS